In one Streptomyces sp. T12 genomic region, the following are encoded:
- a CDS encoding DUF6350 family protein, with protein sequence MAGVIDMTARRTPPSSLLTRLRGRTPGLGASLLAGAVAAGLGLGVFAVLVMVLWVSSPYPDSGPGGALRIAAVLWLLAHGAELVRTDTLSGVPAPMGVTPLLLLVLPVLLVHRAARDAAADGGEGVPLVAGRTAWAGVVLGYLGVGAAAAVYAAGGELRPAWWWTGLWVSAVVTGAAGAGVWTACGRPPEVVERVLVGLPRWVRRLVPGVRARTRLGAAARAAVAGAVALVGGGAVLVGGALVWHGDATRASFLQLTEGWSGRFAVLLLCLALVPNAAVWAATYALGPGFVLGAGHVVAPGSSAPAPLLPPLPLLEAVPGAGVAGPGQWGVGAVPVVAGVVVGWFVARAAVWGGGAGGRGGDAEGSAGVRTQGGRVAEGVRTRGGRTAEGAARTQGGRGSAVVPSPAGQAAAEVWSGGRTAAVAALAAVFCAAVVAVLAAQSGGPLGVGMLASFGPVWWQAGAATLAWVAVVAVPVAVLARAWRCRAGAVRRAERVSETQGARIGKPRAEASGERGSQESGSGDCGADGSAAGGRRLRERLPLVGGWLSRGAEPGEREGAPMDSKRGAKADSKTGHKAYGQQAPITAPTPDQPVPHQGKDQDARSAEYDEDAPYEGSDQDIPHVEYDHDTTFEPYDHPPVEPSPQPPAEQSQKQSPES encoded by the coding sequence ATGGCGGGCGTGATTGACATGACCGCTCGCAGAACGCCCCCGTCGTCCCTGCTCACGCGGCTGCGCGGCCGAACGCCCGGGCTCGGCGCCAGCCTTCTGGCAGGCGCGGTGGCGGCGGGGCTGGGGCTGGGTGTGTTCGCCGTGCTGGTGATGGTGCTGTGGGTCAGTTCGCCGTATCCGGACAGCGGGCCGGGGGGCGCGCTGCGGATCGCCGCGGTGCTGTGGCTGCTGGCGCACGGCGCCGAACTGGTCCGCACCGACACCCTCTCCGGCGTCCCCGCGCCCATGGGGGTCACCCCGTTGCTGCTGCTCGTACTGCCGGTGCTGCTGGTGCACCGGGCGGCGCGGGACGCGGCGGCGGACGGGGGCGAGGGGGTGCCGCTGGTGGCGGGGCGCACGGCGTGGGCGGGCGTCGTGCTCGGGTACCTCGGGGTCGGGGCGGCGGCCGCGGTGTACGCGGCGGGGGGTGAGCTGCGGCCCGCGTGGTGGTGGACCGGGCTGTGGGTGTCGGCGGTCGTGACGGGAGCGGCGGGGGCGGGGGTGTGGACGGCGTGTGGGCGGCCCCCCGAGGTGGTGGAACGTGTGCTGGTCGGGCTGCCGAGATGGGTACGGCGGCTGGTGCCCGGGGTGCGGGCGCGCACCCGTCTCGGTGCGGCGGCACGTGCGGCCGTGGCTGGTGCGGTGGCCCTTGTCGGGGGCGGGGCGGTGCTGGTGGGCGGGGCGCTGGTGTGGCACGGCGACGCGACGCGGGCGTCCTTTCTGCAACTGACGGAGGGGTGGTCGGGGCGGTTCGCGGTACTGCTGCTGTGCCTGGCACTCGTGCCGAACGCGGCGGTGTGGGCGGCGACGTACGCGCTGGGGCCGGGCTTCGTGCTGGGGGCGGGGCATGTGGTGGCGCCGGGGTCCTCGGCTCCCGCGCCGTTGCTGCCGCCGCTTCCGTTGCTGGAGGCGGTGCCGGGCGCGGGGGTTGCGGGGCCGGGGCAGTGGGGGGTCGGGGCGGTGCCTGTCGTGGCGGGGGTGGTGGTCGGGTGGTTTGTGGCGAGGGCGGCGGTGTGGGGTGGGGGAGCGGGGGGCCGGGGCGGCGACGCGGAGGGCTCTGCGGGGGTTCGGACGCAGGGTGGACGGGTGGCTGAGGGGGTTCGGACCCGAGGCGGGCGGACCGCTGAGGGGGCGGCCCGGACCCAGGGCGGGCGAGGGTCTGCCGTGGTGCCGTCTCCGGCCGGGCAGGCGGCTGCTGAGGTCTGGTCGGGTGGGCGGACTGCCGCGGTTGCCGCGCTGGCTGCCGTGTTCTGCGCGGCCGTGGTCGCCGTGCTGGCCGCGCAGTCGGGTGGCCCGCTCGGGGTCGGGATGCTCGCGAGCTTCGGGCCGGTGTGGTGGCAGGCGGGGGCGGCCACGCTGGCGTGGGTCGCGGTGGTGGCGGTTCCCGTGGCGGTGCTCGCGCGGGCGTGGCGGTGCCGGGCGGGGGCGGTGCGCCGGGCGGAGCGGGTGAGTGAGACGCAGGGGGCGCGGATCGGCAAGCCTCGGGCGGAGGCGTCGGGGGAGCGTGGCTCGCAGGAGAGCGGCTCCGGGGACTGCGGGGCGGACGGCTCGGCTGCGGGTGGACGCCGGTTGCGGGAGCGGCTGCCGTTGGTCGGCGGGTGGTTGTCGCGGGGGGCGGAGCCGGGGGAGCGCGAGGGTGCGCCGATGGACTCGAAGAGGGGCGCGAAGGCGGACTCGAAGACGGGGCACAAGGCTTACGGCCAGCAGGCTCCGATCACGGCCCCGACGCCGGACCAGCCCGTTCCGCATCAGGGCAAGGACCAGGACGCCCGGTCCGCGGAGTACGACGAGGATGCTCCGTACGAGGGCTCCGACCAGGACATCCCGCACGTGGAGTACGACCACGACACGACCTTCGAGCCGTACGACCACCCGCCCGTCGAGCCGTCGCCGCAACCGCCGGCAGAGCAGTCGCAGAAGCAGTCACCGGAGTCATAG
- the purN gene encoding phosphoribosylglycinamide formyltransferase — translation MAAKPVAKRLVVLVSGSGTNLQALLDEIAAVGSEAYGAEIVAVGADRENIEGLARAERAGLPTFVRKVKDYDSREEWDAALTEAVSSYEPDLVVSAGFMKIVGKEFLARFGGRFVNTHPALLPSFPGAHGVRDALAYGAKVTGCTVHFVDDGVDTGPIIAQGVVEVRDEDDESALHERIKEVERRLLVEVVGRLARNGHRIEGRKVVIQ, via the coding sequence GTGGCCGCCAAGCCCGTGGCCAAGCGCCTCGTCGTGCTGGTCTCCGGATCCGGCACCAATCTGCAGGCGCTCCTCGACGAGATCGCCGCCGTCGGTTCCGAGGCGTACGGCGCCGAGATCGTGGCCGTCGGTGCCGACCGCGAGAACATCGAGGGGCTCGCGCGGGCCGAGCGCGCCGGGCTGCCGACCTTCGTGCGGAAGGTCAAGGACTACGACAGCCGGGAGGAGTGGGACGCGGCTCTCACCGAGGCCGTCTCCTCCTACGAGCCCGATCTCGTCGTCTCCGCCGGGTTCATGAAGATCGTGGGCAAGGAGTTCCTCGCGCGCTTCGGCGGGCGGTTCGTGAACACCCACCCGGCCCTTCTCCCCAGTTTCCCCGGCGCCCACGGCGTCCGCGACGCCCTCGCGTACGGCGCCAAGGTCACCGGCTGCACCGTCCACTTCGTCGACGACGGCGTCGACACCGGACCGATCATCGCTCAGGGCGTGGTGGAGGTCCGGGACGAGGACGACGAGAGCGCTCTGCACGAGCGCATCAAAGAAGTCGAGCGAAGGCTGCTCGTCGAGGTCGTGGGGCGGCTCGCCCGCAACGGCCATCGCATTGAGGGACGAAAGGTAGTTATCCAGTGA
- the purH gene encoding bifunctional phosphoribosylaminoimidazolecarboxamide formyltransferase/IMP cyclohydrolase: MTATAESNKRPLRRALVSVYDKTGLEELALGLHEAGVELVSTGSTAAKIAAAGVPVTKVEELTGFPECLDGRVKTLHPRVHAGILADLRLEDHQRQLQELGVEPFDLVVVNLYPFRETVASGASPDECVEQIDIGGPSMVRAAAKNHPSVAVVTSPARYADVLAAVKDGGFDLAARKRLAAEAFRHTAEYDIAVASWFASAYAPVDDSMFPDFLGATLERKSTLRYGENPHQPAALYVDGTGVGLAEAEQLHGKEMSYNNYTDTDAARRAAYDHDEPAVAIIKHANPCGIAIGADVAEAHRKAHACDPLSAFGGVIAVNRPVSKEMAEQVAEIFTEVIVAPDYEDGALEALAKKKNIRVLKAPAAPSHPAEVKPIDGGALLQVTDRLQADGDDPANWTLATGEALTAEELSELAFAWRACRAVKSNAILLAKDGASVGVGMGQVNRVDSAKLAVERAGAERAQGSYAASDAFFPFPDGLEILTEAGVKAVVQPGGSVRDELVVEAAKKAGVTMYFTGTRHFFH; encoded by the coding sequence GTGACCGCCACCGCCGAGAGCAACAAGCGGCCCCTTCGCCGGGCGCTCGTCAGCGTCTATGACAAGACCGGGCTCGAGGAGCTCGCGCTCGGGCTGCACGAGGCCGGTGTCGAGCTCGTCTCCACCGGTTCCACGGCCGCGAAGATCGCCGCGGCGGGCGTCCCCGTCACCAAGGTCGAGGAGCTCACCGGCTTCCCCGAGTGCCTGGACGGCCGCGTCAAGACGCTGCACCCGCGCGTGCACGCGGGCATCCTGGCCGACCTGCGCCTGGAGGACCACCAGCGGCAGCTGCAGGAGCTGGGCGTCGAGCCGTTCGACCTCGTCGTCGTCAACCTCTACCCGTTCCGCGAGACCGTCGCGTCCGGGGCCTCGCCCGACGAGTGCGTGGAGCAGATCGACATCGGCGGTCCGTCGATGGTGCGCGCGGCCGCAAAGAACCACCCCTCGGTCGCCGTCGTCACCAGCCCGGCGCGGTACGCGGACGTCCTCGCCGCGGTCAAGGACGGCGGCTTCGACCTCGCCGCCCGCAAGCGGCTGGCCGCCGAGGCCTTCCGGCACACGGCCGAGTACGACATCGCGGTCGCGAGCTGGTTCGCGAGCGCCTACGCCCCCGTCGACGACTCGATGTTCCCCGACTTCCTCGGCGCCACCCTGGAGCGCAAGAGCACCCTGCGCTACGGCGAGAACCCGCACCAGCCCGCCGCGCTCTACGTCGACGGCACGGGCGTCGGTCTCGCCGAGGCCGAGCAGCTGCACGGCAAGGAGATGTCGTACAACAACTACACGGACACGGACGCCGCCCGCCGTGCCGCGTACGACCACGACGAGCCGGCCGTGGCGATCATCAAGCACGCCAACCCCTGCGGCATCGCGATCGGCGCGGACGTCGCGGAGGCGCACCGCAAGGCACACGCGTGTGACCCGCTGTCGGCGTTCGGCGGCGTGATCGCGGTCAACCGCCCGGTGTCGAAGGAGATGGCGGAGCAGGTCGCCGAGATCTTCACCGAGGTCATCGTCGCGCCCGACTACGAGGACGGTGCGCTGGAGGCCCTCGCCAAGAAGAAGAACATCCGGGTCCTGAAGGCCCCGGCCGCGCCTTCCCACCCCGCCGAGGTCAAGCCCATCGACGGCGGCGCCCTCCTCCAGGTCACCGACCGCCTCCAAGCCGACGGCGACGACCCGGCCAACTGGACCCTCGCGACGGGTGAGGCGCTCACCGCCGAGGAACTCTCGGAACTCGCCTTCGCCTGGAGGGCCTGCCGGGCCGTCAAGTCCAACGCGATCCTGCTCGCGAAGGACGGCGCCTCGGTGGGCGTCGGCATGGGGCAGGTCAACCGCGTCGACTCCGCGAAGCTGGCTGTCGAGCGGGCCGGCGCCGAGCGTGCGCAGGGTTCGTACGCCGCCTCCGACGCCTTCTTCCCCTTCCCCGACGGCCTGGAGATCCTGACCGAGGCCGGCGTCAAGGCCGTGGTCCAGCCCGGCGGTTCGGTCCGCGACGAGCTGGTGGTGGAGGCCGCGAAGAAGGCGGGCGTCACGATGTACTTCACCGGGACGCGGCACTTCTTCCACTGA
- a CDS encoding serine/threonine-protein kinase: protein MTDQRPPRPSNTPATGDAALQQAGAAPLQPPDPGRIGPYVPLGLLGTGGMGRVYLARPADNTLGLAAVKVIRPEYAEDPRFRRRFEREASVHARVHTPRAPQLLGTGFDDTLLWMATQYVPGLNLADAVRDCGTLAPAGVWRLVADLGQALSAMAAADVVHRDLKPSNVILSPQGAHVIDFGIAQAADSSAITSTGSRVGTPAFMAPEYLREGRCDTASDVFSLAGSLIYAATGHAPFGDGTGVDVMHRVAFEEPKQEIMAELSAGDPALAALLSACLAKDPAGRPAPRQLTDAATAAGHSRATVWHEPLSARLLARGQACDVLEQVAVHETVQLRAPAQQPAPPGTAFGPSAPPSWQHATPIQTPEPEDGGRRKKRKAYLAVAAGLAVCAVAAGAFFLTRPSLDETASAAPTAAGSTAPDDAHASALPSSSASPSGDKDKEKGEGKGKETSPGKAEAEKSEGPDASDGGAGAPQSTPTDEASPTSDGDDSGGGSSGGNAPTATPTKTATTPATPPWISQCTYYSGTELTDYGDKGQRVVQVQCMLTKRGYGVGSAGVDGEFGRDTESAVKQFQSAKGLEVDGQVGPNTWAALRSST from the coding sequence ATGACAGACCAGCGGCCGCCCAGGCCGTCGAACACCCCGGCGACCGGCGACGCCGCCCTGCAGCAGGCGGGGGCGGCACCGCTCCAGCCGCCGGATCCGGGGCGCATCGGACCGTACGTACCGCTCGGACTACTCGGCACCGGCGGCATGGGCCGGGTCTACCTCGCCCGCCCCGCCGACAACACCCTCGGCCTCGCCGCCGTCAAGGTGATCCGACCGGAGTACGCCGAAGACCCACGGTTCCGGCGGCGCTTCGAGCGGGAGGCCTCCGTGCACGCCCGGGTCCACACCCCGCGTGCGCCGCAGCTGCTCGGCACCGGGTTCGACGACACGCTGCTGTGGATGGCGACGCAGTACGTGCCCGGCCTCAACCTCGCCGACGCCGTGCGCGACTGCGGCACGCTGGCGCCGGCCGGCGTGTGGCGGCTGGTGGCGGACCTCGGGCAGGCCCTGTCGGCGATGGCCGCCGCCGATGTCGTACACCGGGATCTCAAGCCGTCCAACGTGATCCTGTCCCCGCAGGGCGCGCACGTCATCGACTTCGGCATCGCGCAGGCCGCCGACAGCAGCGCGATCACCTCGACCGGGAGCAGGGTCGGCACGCCCGCCTTCATGGCTCCGGAGTATCTGCGCGAGGGACGGTGCGACACCGCCTCCGACGTCTTCTCGCTCGCGGGGAGCCTGATCTACGCCGCCACCGGCCACGCCCCCTTCGGGGACGGCACCGGCGTCGACGTGATGCACCGGGTCGCCTTCGAGGAGCCCAAGCAGGAGATCATGGCCGAACTCTCGGCCGGGGACCCCGCATTGGCCGCTCTCCTGTCCGCCTGCCTCGCCAAGGACCCCGCGGGGCGACCCGCCCCAAGGCAGCTCACCGACGCCGCCACGGCCGCCGGCCACAGTCGCGCCACCGTCTGGCACGAGCCGCTGAGCGCCCGGCTGCTGGCCCGGGGGCAGGCCTGCGACGTACTGGAACAGGTCGCCGTTCACGAGACCGTCCAGTTGCGTGCGCCGGCACAGCAGCCTGCGCCTCCCGGCACCGCGTTCGGACCGTCTGCACCGCCCTCCTGGCAGCACGCCACCCCCATTCAGACCCCGGAGCCGGAGGACGGCGGCCGTCGGAAGAAGCGGAAGGCCTACCTCGCCGTCGCCGCCGGCCTCGCCGTGTGCGCCGTCGCCGCGGGCGCCTTCTTCCTCACCCGCCCGTCCCTCGACGAAACGGCCTCGGCCGCACCGACGGCAGCCGGCAGCACCGCCCCCGACGACGCGCACGCCTCTGCCCTCCCCAGCTCCTCCGCCTCGCCCTCCGGCGACAAGGACAAGGAGAAAGGCGAGGGGAAGGGGAAGGAAACCAGCCCGGGGAAGGCGGAGGCCGAGAAGTCAGAAGGCCCTGACGCATCCGACGGCGGCGCAGGCGCACCCCAGTCCACTCCCACCGACGAAGCCTCCCCCACCTCCGACGGCGACGACAGCGGCGGTGGCAGCAGTGGCGGCAACGCCCCGACCGCCACCCCCACCAAGACCGCCACGACACCCGCCACCCCGCCCTGGATCTCCCAGTGCACGTACTACTCCGGCACCGAACTCACCGACTACGGCGACAAGGGCCAACGCGTCGTCCAGGTGCAGTGCATGCTCACCAAGCGCGGCTACGGCGTCGGCAGCGCGGGCGTGGACGGCGAGTTCGGCAGGGACACCGAGTCCGCGGTCAAGCAGTTCCAGAGCGCCAAGGGACTTGAGGTGGACGGCCAGGTGGGTCCCAACACCTGGGCAGCACTGCGCAGTTCCACATGA
- a CDS encoding peptidoglycan-binding protein, giving the protein MLRTKAGLAAGATLLAGLGLAGITATPANAATHWCNKTMGDFIGGGNGHELAQIPAYNSTFDCITAEGASGSHVKAIQNALRHCHGRTKVEVDGHFGPITEAELMKVQAALHLEDDGVYGPKTRDKLKWRSSNGHCATLP; this is encoded by the coding sequence ATGCTGCGCACGAAGGCCGGCCTCGCAGCCGGCGCGACACTGCTGGCCGGACTCGGACTGGCCGGTATCACCGCCACTCCGGCCAACGCCGCCACCCACTGGTGCAACAAGACGATGGGCGATTTCATCGGCGGCGGAAACGGCCACGAGCTGGCCCAGATCCCCGCCTACAACAGCACCTTCGACTGCATCACCGCCGAGGGGGCTTCCGGCTCCCACGTGAAGGCGATCCAGAACGCACTGCGGCACTGCCACGGGCGGACCAAGGTGGAGGTCGACGGCCACTTCGGGCCGATCACCGAGGCGGAGCTGATGAAGGTTCAGGCCGCTCTGCACCTGGAGGACGACGGCGTGTATGGCCCGAAGACCCGCGACAAGCTGAAGTGGCGCAGCAGCAACGGCCATTGCGCCACCCTCCCGTAG
- a CDS encoding peptidoglycan-binding protein, whose protein sequence is MKHFCGSRTAAGAIAGLTLLSGLGLGVATAAPAAAYAGYCNDGYATVFRKLVGDNTYTAYLPGYKANMDCTMGSGAQSKSVAMLQRSLNVCYGDDLGFSLKVDGIFGSNTKNALAAAQRDEDITGDGVYGKDSRTHLKWEFTRDTTTRCARI, encoded by the coding sequence ATGAAGCACTTCTGCGGATCCCGCACGGCGGCGGGTGCCATCGCCGGTCTGACGCTGCTGTCCGGTCTCGGCCTCGGCGTCGCCACGGCGGCGCCGGCCGCCGCGTACGCGGGCTACTGCAACGACGGCTACGCGACGGTGTTCAGGAAGCTCGTCGGCGACAACACCTACACGGCGTATCTGCCCGGCTACAAGGCGAACATGGACTGCACGATGGGCAGCGGAGCGCAGAGCAAATCAGTCGCCATGCTCCAGCGCTCTCTGAACGTCTGCTACGGCGACGACCTGGGCTTCAGCCTGAAGGTTGACGGGATCTTCGGCTCCAACACCAAGAACGCCCTCGCAGCCGCTCAGCGCGATGAGGACATCACGGGCGACGGCGTCTACGGCAAGGACAGCCGCACCCACCTGAAGTGGGAGTTCACCCGCGACACCACGACTCGCTGCGCCCGGATCTGA